A part of Terriglobus roseus genomic DNA contains:
- the mutL gene encoding DNA mismatch repair endonuclease MutL, whose amino-acid sequence MGRIRVLSDQVANQIAAGEVVERPASVVKELLENAMDAGATRIRIEIEGGGRKLIRIVDNGHGMVRDDAMLAFERHATSKLRNAEDLNHIATLGFRGEALPSIASVARVEMDTRSEEDAVGTRIEIVGGSMTKVEDVGAPTGTTIAIRDLFFNVPARKKFLKSEPTELSHVAALVTHYALAHPNKHFELHTATNALLVAPAVRDASERVFQILGGDVSRDMIPVAAEIDFTRAGLPEPPPWRREEDYVPPAPGFLRVSGFVSKPELQKLNRGSIYVFVNGRQVRDRLILHALTEAYKNILPPTSFPVVLLFLEMPASEVDVNVHPAKTEVRFRQSSFVHDFVRDAVRNSVLKARPAASFLAAVAPPITPRVGDNFLNATEGFDLDPVVSGPGPGSDAPWSEHQISEAEAQDRQRELERVSDRIDAQDAEGFSLTAKPTVPVAGRFTFPLDSFEEQHPGQSTAAPLDPVSYASSAPSGGTDPHAATHLPIGTPNRAPAAERIEDTARLDGLGGLRPLGQLQNSFILAVNEQGLWIIDQHVAHERILFEKVLRDRQVEKVQRQRLLMPLLIDLVPAQMANFAQMADELARNGFEAEPFGPRTLAVKAAPVGLEGKELELALAELLQTDDDAPQADNMEERRRRIAASIACHAAVKINMPLEQSKMQWLLDELGKTENPMACPHGRPIALRYSHKEIQRAFQRI is encoded by the coding sequence ATGGGCCGTATCCGCGTACTTTCCGACCAGGTGGCGAACCAGATTGCCGCAGGCGAGGTCGTCGAACGCCCCGCCTCCGTCGTCAAAGAACTGCTGGAAAACGCCATGGACGCGGGTGCCACGCGCATCCGCATCGAGATTGAGGGCGGCGGACGCAAACTCATCCGCATCGTCGATAACGGCCACGGCATGGTTCGCGACGACGCCATGCTTGCCTTTGAGCGCCACGCCACCAGCAAGCTGCGCAACGCCGAAGACCTGAACCATATCGCCACGCTCGGCTTCCGGGGTGAGGCGCTGCCGTCCATCGCCTCCGTCGCGCGTGTCGAAATGGACACACGCAGCGAAGAAGATGCCGTGGGCACGCGCATTGAAATCGTGGGCGGCAGTATGACGAAGGTGGAGGATGTAGGCGCACCTACCGGTACCACTATTGCCATCCGTGACCTCTTTTTCAACGTTCCAGCACGCAAGAAATTCCTCAAATCCGAGCCCACGGAACTGTCGCACGTAGCCGCGCTCGTCACGCATTACGCCCTCGCGCACCCGAACAAACACTTCGAACTTCACACTGCTACGAACGCATTGCTCGTCGCGCCCGCTGTTCGTGACGCCAGCGAGCGCGTCTTCCAGATCCTCGGCGGCGATGTTTCCCGCGACATGATTCCGGTTGCGGCGGAAATCGACTTCACCCGCGCTGGCCTGCCCGAACCGCCACCCTGGCGGCGTGAAGAGGATTACGTTCCACCCGCGCCAGGCTTCCTGCGCGTCAGCGGCTTCGTCTCCAAGCCGGAACTGCAGAAGCTCAACCGCGGCTCGATCTATGTCTTCGTCAATGGCCGGCAGGTGCGCGACCGGCTCATCCTTCATGCGCTGACGGAGGCATATAAGAACATCCTCCCGCCCACATCGTTCCCGGTGGTGCTGCTCTTTCTGGAAATGCCAGCCTCTGAAGTGGATGTGAATGTGCATCCCGCAAAGACTGAGGTGCGCTTCCGGCAATCCAGCTTCGTGCATGACTTCGTGCGCGACGCGGTGCGCAACTCTGTACTGAAAGCTCGTCCCGCAGCTAGCTTCCTTGCTGCCGTTGCGCCGCCCATTACGCCGCGCGTGGGTGACAACTTCCTGAATGCAACGGAGGGCTTTGATCTCGATCCCGTAGTGAGCGGCCCCGGCCCCGGAAGTGATGCACCGTGGAGCGAACACCAGATCTCCGAAGCAGAAGCGCAGGATCGGCAACGCGAACTGGAACGCGTCAGCGATCGCATCGACGCACAGGATGCAGAAGGCTTCTCGCTGACGGCAAAGCCCACCGTGCCAGTCGCAGGACGCTTCACTTTCCCGCTCGATTCCTTCGAGGAACAGCATCCTGGGCAAAGCACAGCGGCACCGCTCGATCCTGTTTCTTACGCATCATCAGCCCCTTCGGGAGGCACGGACCCCCACGCCGCAACCCACCTGCCCATCGGCACTCCAAACCGAGCACCAGCAGCCGAACGCATTGAAGACACCGCCCGTCTCGACGGCCTTGGTGGCCTGCGACCGCTCGGCCAGCTCCAGAACTCCTTCATCCTCGCCGTCAACGAGCAGGGCCTCTGGATCATCGATCAGCACGTGGCCCACGAACGCATCTTGTTCGAAAAAGTCCTGCGCGATCGTCAGGTGGAGAAGGTCCAGCGCCAACGCCTGCTCATGCCGCTGCTCATTGACCTTGTTCCGGCGCAGATGGCCAACTTCGCTCAAATGGCCGACGAACTTGCCCGTAACGGCTTCGAAGCAGAGCCTTTCGGCCCACGCACCCTGGCAGTAAAAGCCGCGCCAGTCGGTCTTGAGGGCAAGGAACTCGAACTAGCTCTCGCAGAACTCCTGCAAACGGACGATGACGCTCCGCAGGCCGACAACATGGAGGAGCGCCGCCGCCGCATTGCTGCTTCCATTGCCTGCCACGCCGCCGTGAAGATCAATATGCCCCTGGAACAGAGCAAAATGCAGTGGCTGCTCGACGAATTGGGAAAAACTGAGAATCCAATGGCATGTCCGCATGGCAGACCCATCGCTTTGCGTTATTCTCATAAAGAGATCCAGCGGGCGTTCCAGCGCATTTAG
- a CDS encoding aldo/keto reductase has protein sequence MSFEQIKLGSQGAVVSREGLGCMGMSEFYGERNDAESAATILRALDLGITFLDTADVYGRGDNEVLVGKTIAARRDEVFLATKFANLRDAQGNFTGVSGKPEYVKEACDASLKRLGVDVIDLYYQHRVDPDTPIEETVGAMAELVKEGKVKYLGLSEASAETIRRAHKVHPITALQSEYSLWTRDVEAEILPTLRELGVGFVPYSPLGRGFLTGALTKDVLNDGKDARISRYPRFQGENLDKNQLIVNRISEIAERRGVKPGQLALAWVFAKGADLAPIPGTKRVKYLEENAAAASIKLSAEEVAELEAAVPIDAVAGDRYNEGGMKAIGR, from the coding sequence ATGAGTTTCGAGCAAATCAAACTGGGATCACAGGGTGCCGTGGTCAGCCGTGAAGGTCTGGGCTGCATGGGCATGAGCGAGTTTTACGGCGAACGCAACGATGCGGAGAGCGCCGCTACCATCCTGCGCGCGCTGGATCTTGGCATTACCTTTCTGGACACCGCCGATGTTTACGGGCGCGGCGATAACGAGGTTCTGGTTGGTAAGACCATCGCTGCGCGTCGTGATGAAGTTTTTCTTGCCACCAAGTTTGCGAATCTGCGCGATGCTCAGGGGAACTTCACTGGAGTTAGCGGCAAGCCCGAGTATGTAAAAGAAGCCTGTGATGCTTCGTTGAAGCGGCTGGGTGTGGATGTGATCGATCTGTACTACCAGCATCGTGTTGATCCAGACACGCCGATTGAAGAGACCGTGGGCGCGATGGCGGAACTGGTGAAAGAAGGCAAGGTGAAGTACCTGGGCCTGAGCGAAGCCAGTGCCGAGACGATTCGTCGTGCGCACAAGGTGCATCCCATTACCGCGCTGCAGAGCGAGTATTCGCTGTGGACGCGCGATGTGGAAGCAGAGATTCTGCCGACGCTACGCGAGCTTGGTGTTGGCTTTGTGCCGTATTCCCCGCTGGGTCGTGGCTTCCTGACTGGCGCGCTGACCAAGGACGTCCTGAACGATGGCAAGGATGCTCGTATTTCGCGGTATCCACGCTTTCAGGGCGAGAACCTGGATAAGAACCAGTTGATTGTGAATCGCATCTCGGAGATTGCAGAGCGTCGGGGAGTAAAGCCTGGGCAATTGGCTTTGGCTTGGGTCTTTGCCAAGGGCGCCGATCTTGCGCCGATTCCGGGAACGAAGCGCGTGAAGTATCTGGAAGAGAATGCTGCTGCGGCTTCTATCAAGTTGAGTGCGGAAGAAGTGGCGGAGCTTGAGGCTGCCGTGCCTATCGATGCTGTTGCAGGGGATCGTTATAACGAGGGTGGCATGAAGGCCATCGGTCGGTAA